One window of Cohnella hashimotonis genomic DNA carries:
- a CDS encoding LacI family DNA-binding transcriptional regulator, giving the protein MSKSVTVHDIAKLANVSSATVSRVLSNSDYPVSEKLRTRILKIAEEVNYVPNLLGKQLKKNSTMTIGIIIPSIINPFYSSVVFGVEEVARQEGFTVFACNSLQDPELEDEYIQTMMEMQVKGVIVSSITTNKEKLKRLIEMNMNVIAIDQKLDEEGISQIEFDHHKGGFLAAKYLQGKGHTRIGYVTTKLNRPSRKGICRGYMDAMKEAGLEPFVEEYRSDEPFNPIFEFETGRELARRMMGGDRPPTAIFACNDLLAFGVIHELRVRGLQVPSDVSVMGFDGIDVGQMIHPPLTTIKQPDYEMGKMACRMLVDMTMGKDKPMFNVTLQPKLLERHSVRDLNG; this is encoded by the coding sequence ATGTCAAAGTCTGTGACGGTTCACGACATCGCCAAACTGGCGAATGTATCGTCGGCTACGGTGTCCCGGGTGCTCAGCAACAGCGATTATCCGGTTAGCGAGAAGCTCAGAACCCGGATTCTCAAGATTGCCGAGGAAGTCAACTACGTGCCGAATTTGCTTGGCAAGCAATTGAAGAAAAATTCGACGATGACCATCGGCATCATTATTCCGTCGATTATCAATCCTTTCTATTCTTCTGTCGTTTTTGGCGTTGAGGAAGTGGCCAGACAAGAGGGATTCACGGTATTTGCCTGCAATTCTCTGCAGGACCCGGAGCTGGAGGACGAATATATCCAGACCATGATGGAAATGCAGGTCAAAGGGGTCATTGTCTCCTCCATCACCACCAATAAAGAGAAGCTGAAGCGATTGATCGAAATGAACATGAATGTCATTGCAATCGATCAAAAGTTGGACGAGGAAGGCATATCGCAAATCGAATTCGATCATCACAAGGGAGGTTTCCTGGCCGCCAAATACTTGCAAGGCAAGGGCCACACCCGCATCGGTTATGTGACGACCAAGCTTAATCGCCCCAGCCGAAAAGGGATCTGCCGCGGCTACATGGATGCGATGAAGGAAGCGGGCCTTGAGCCGTTCGTGGAAGAATACCGCTCCGACGAGCCCTTTAATCCGATCTTCGAATTCGAGACGGGCAGGGAGCTCGCCCGGCGAATGATGGGTGGGGATCGCCCGCCGACCGCGATTTTCGCCTGCAACGACCTTCTGGCATTCGGCGTCATTCATGAATTGAGGGTCCGGGGGCTGCAAGTGCCGTCCGATGTATCGGTCATGGGATTCGACGGGATTGACGTGGGGCAGATGATCCACCCTCCGCTAACGACCATTAAGCAACCCGATTACGAAATGGGCAAGATGGCCTGCAGAATGCTGGTCGATATGACGATGGGCAAGGATAAGCCGATGTTCAACGTTACCCTTCAACCCAAGCTGCTGGAGCGGCACTCGGTCCGGGATTTGAATGGCTAA
- a CDS encoding Gfo/Idh/MocA family protein, whose translation MKTYVIAGAGSRSLYMFAKPMASEWSDLIKLAGVYDKNPVRAELLSKACGHIPVYRTFQDMLAQTKPDVVLVATADHTHHTYIIEALRAGCDVISEKPMTIDEDKCRAILQAEKDSGRKVTVTFNLRFSPYFAQVKQLIADGAIGDVYHMQLEWFLDRRHGADYFRRWHSEMKNSGGLLVHKSTHHFDIANWWIDSAPAEVHAFGSRRVYGDRRANKGDRCLTCDFKQSCEFYLDAEQDPFLKQYYLQAEQEDGYIRDRCVFDDRIDIYDNMSVNVRYKSGALLTYSLIAYSPYEGWRASINGSQGRLELANVYRNADMSPGDSNWIKLIRNDGTVENIEVRVSAEGHGGGDAKLRKALFEGNLADPLGQQAGSLAGAQSLLIGALANRSIAEGRSLPFPCPGDWMS comes from the coding sequence GTGAAAACGTATGTGATTGCAGGAGCCGGCTCCAGATCCTTGTATATGTTCGCCAAGCCGATGGCATCGGAGTGGTCGGATCTCATCAAGCTTGCCGGCGTCTACGACAAGAATCCGGTACGAGCGGAGCTGTTAAGCAAGGCGTGCGGCCACATCCCGGTTTACCGAACGTTCCAGGACATGCTGGCGCAGACGAAGCCCGACGTCGTGTTGGTTGCCACGGCCGACCATACCCACCACACCTACATTATTGAAGCGTTGCGGGCCGGCTGCGATGTCATCTCCGAGAAGCCGATGACGATCGACGAGGACAAGTGCCGGGCCATCCTGCAGGCAGAGAAGGATAGCGGAAGGAAAGTAACCGTCACGTTCAATTTGCGATTCTCGCCGTACTTCGCCCAGGTGAAGCAACTGATCGCGGACGGCGCGATCGGGGACGTCTACCATATGCAGCTGGAATGGTTTCTGGACCGCCGGCACGGAGCCGATTACTTCCGACGCTGGCATTCCGAGATGAAGAACAGCGGCGGACTGCTCGTTCACAAGTCGACGCATCACTTCGATATCGCGAACTGGTGGATAGACAGCGCGCCCGCCGAAGTGCATGCATTCGGGAGCCGGCGCGTATACGGAGACCGTCGTGCGAATAAAGGCGATCGCTGCCTGACCTGCGACTTTAAGCAGAGCTGCGAATTCTACCTGGATGCCGAGCAGGATCCGTTCCTCAAGCAATATTATTTGCAGGCAGAGCAGGAGGACGGCTACATTCGGGACCGCTGCGTGTTCGACGATCGAATCGATATTTACGACAACATGTCCGTGAACGTGAGATACAAAAGCGGCGCCTTGCTCACGTATTCCTTGATCGCATACAGTCCGTACGAAGGCTGGCGGGCATCGATCAACGGCAGCCAAGGACGTCTGGAACTGGCGAACGTCTACCGCAACGCAGACATGTCGCCCGGCGACAGCAATTGGATCAAATTAATCAGAAACGACGGCACCGTCGAGAACATCGAAGTCCGCGTGTCGGCGGAAGGCCACGGAGGCGGGGATGCCAAGCTTCGCAAGGCGCTGTTTGAAGGCAATCTGGCCGACCCGCTCGGCCAGCAAGCCGGAAGCTTGGCGGGAGCCCAATCGTTGTTGATCGGGGCGCTCGCCAATCGCTCCATCGCGGAAGGCCGCTCGCTTCCCTTTCCTTGTCCGGGAGACTGGATGAGCTGA
- a CDS encoding carbohydrate ABC transporter permease: MTKATPPWTKALMYLLVLAGAVVMMFPFIWMLSTSFKTLGAVSQMPPQLIPNPFRFDNYAEVWNKVDFGRYTFNSFFIVVFDMAGSLLSCAFVAFGLAMYKFKLRGLVYAFMLGTLLIPGQITMIPTYFIWKQFHALNTYVPLIAPSFFAGAFGIFLLHQYIKSLPKELYESAVIDGCSPPGIFFKIYLPLCKPALAALGIFTFMGAWNNTLGPLIYLQDRKMYTLPLGLMYLKNESSINQAVIMAGAVITTLPVVLVYLLAQKQFVQGIASTGLKG, from the coding sequence ATGACTAAAGCGACCCCGCCTTGGACGAAAGCGTTGATGTATCTTCTGGTGCTCGCGGGCGCCGTAGTCATGATGTTCCCGTTCATCTGGATGCTGTCCACTTCCTTCAAGACGCTTGGCGCCGTATCCCAGATGCCTCCGCAGCTGATTCCGAATCCATTCCGGTTCGATAATTACGCCGAAGTCTGGAACAAGGTCGATTTTGGCCGATATACGTTCAACAGCTTCTTTATTGTCGTCTTCGACATGGCGGGATCGCTGCTTTCTTGCGCGTTCGTCGCTTTCGGATTAGCCATGTACAAGTTCAAGCTGAGAGGTCTCGTTTATGCCTTCATGCTGGGGACGCTGCTCATCCCCGGACAAATTACGATGATTCCTACCTATTTCATATGGAAGCAGTTCCATGCCTTGAATACGTATGTTCCTTTGATCGCGCCATCGTTTTTTGCCGGGGCGTTCGGCATTTTCTTGTTGCATCAGTATATCAAGTCGTTACCCAAAGAACTGTATGAATCGGCCGTGATCGACGGCTGCTCGCCGCCGGGCATTTTTTTCAAGATTTATTTGCCGTTGTGCAAACCGGCGCTGGCCGCGCTCGGAATCTTTACCTTTATGGGCGCTTGGAACAATACGCTGGGGCCGCTGATCTATTTGCAAGACCGGAAGATGTATACGCTGCCTCTGGGATTGATGTATCTGAAAAACGAGTCTTCCATCAATCAGGCGGTCATCATGGCGGGCGCGGTGATTACGACATTGCCTGTTGTCCTGGTCTATCTGCTTGCCCAGAAGCAGTTCGTTCAGGGGATTGCGTCCACCGGTCTTAAAGGTTAA
- a CDS encoding GNAT family N-acetyltransferase — MTEIRSLTDSEREEAARRADEVFRQEGQSSMKRAYPFIFSEAEASCSFGAFADDGSLVAFMGLVPWNIRIGEATVHACSLGAVFTVPEARGQGLASRILQHIYRYMRQAGAPLLLISGDKSLYARTGCVPYGRLFRFALDRAAAESIRSREGARWTVREAREDDLYRIHGLASRRPVRYEISVRELGALIKSEGFASNRCQTHRILLAEDRGRTAAFLIVSVSDAADRPGLAIEQAGDPQAILALAVEAVLRDRLSSLDFPVPWHEDELIACLRSKGIPATEGNQSGTIRIVDGELLLEQLRPCLGANLPDDETSRLRLIEKSVQEWSFSQGDSEAWMTAQEAAMAIFDCAIPGEASLVAVAKPFPVPLPHTVGLCYI, encoded by the coding sequence ATGACGGAAATTCGAAGCCTGACGGACAGCGAACGGGAAGAAGCGGCCAGAAGGGCGGATGAAGTGTTTCGCCAAGAAGGGCAGTCTTCCATGAAGCGCGCTTATCCGTTCATATTTTCAGAAGCGGAGGCATCATGTTCGTTCGGCGCTTTTGCCGATGACGGCTCGCTCGTCGCATTCATGGGACTCGTGCCATGGAATATCCGCATCGGCGAAGCGACGGTTCATGCCTGCTCATTAGGCGCAGTCTTCACGGTGCCGGAAGCCAGGGGCCAAGGGCTGGCAAGCCGCATTTTGCAGCATATCTACCGGTACATGAGACAAGCCGGAGCGCCGCTGTTGTTGATCTCAGGCGACAAATCGCTGTATGCGCGAACCGGCTGCGTTCCGTATGGCCGCTTGTTCCGGTTCGCATTGGATCGCGCCGCGGCCGAATCGATCAGAAGCCGCGAGGGCGCGCGATGGACTGTCAGGGAGGCGCGCGAAGACGACCTGTACCGGATTCACGGATTGGCCTCGCGTCGCCCGGTCAGATACGAGATCAGCGTGCGGGAATTGGGCGCGCTCATCAAATCCGAAGGCTTCGCCAGCAATAGATGCCAGACCCATCGGATACTGTTGGCGGAGGATCGCGGACGGACGGCGGCTTTTCTGATCGTTAGCGTGTCGGATGCCGCGGACCGGCCGGGACTTGCGATCGAGCAGGCGGGCGATCCGCAGGCGATCTTGGCGTTGGCGGTCGAAGCGGTTTTACGCGATCGGTTGTCGTCGTTGGATTTCCCCGTCCCTTGGCATGAGGACGAGCTGATAGCCTGCTTGCGTTCTAAGGGAATTCCCGCGACGGAAGGCAACCAATCCGGCACGATTCGAATCGTTGACGGCGAGCTGCTGCTCGAACAACTGCGGCCCTGTCTGGGAGCCAACCTGCCGGATGACGAGACGTCACGCCTGCGATTAATCGAGAAAAGCGTGCAGGAATGGTCATTTTCGCAAGGCGATTCTGAAGCCTGGATGACCGCTCAGGAGGCCGCGATGGCCATCTTCGATTGTGCCATTCCGGGTGAGGCGTCATTGGTGGCGGTCGCCAAACCCTTCCCCGTCCCGCTTCCTCACACTGTGGGACTATGCTATATTTAG
- a CDS encoding carbohydrate ABC transporter permease, giving the protein MHKQGFWGYIFTLPFLINIVVFIAFPVGFSAYISFARWDLFNSPEWVGLQNWIRVVEGREFWIGMRNVGVFALIFVPAQTLLAFGVAFLLNQAIRGKAMWRLFYFLPVITPWLAGGVVWYWMFNYRYGVLNWLLSSAGLTSIRWVDSPHWLVVVASIAMVNVWKGMGQSMIILLAGMQNVPKEVLESSQIDGATGWKQLTKIVFPIVTPMVFLVMILSTIAAFHAFDVFLALFGSISAGIPERNVVPNLIIYRDAFLLFKMGPASAAAWLLFVIILVITLFQKYFEKRWVHYD; this is encoded by the coding sequence ATGCATAAACAAGGGTTTTGGGGTTATATTTTCACGCTACCGTTTCTAATCAATATCGTCGTATTTATTGCTTTTCCCGTCGGTTTTTCCGCCTACATTTCCTTTGCCCGCTGGGATCTGTTTAATTCGCCGGAATGGGTAGGGCTGCAGAACTGGATTCGCGTCGTCGAAGGGCGGGAATTCTGGATCGGCATGCGCAATGTCGGCGTGTTTGCGCTTATCTTTGTACCCGCCCAGACTTTGCTGGCATTCGGCGTCGCCTTCTTGTTGAATCAGGCAATCCGGGGCAAAGCGATGTGGAGGCTGTTTTACTTTTTGCCGGTCATTACGCCCTGGCTCGCCGGCGGCGTCGTATGGTACTGGATGTTCAACTATCGGTACGGCGTTCTTAACTGGCTGCTTAGTTCGGCAGGGTTAACGTCCATCAGGTGGGTGGATAGTCCACACTGGCTGGTCGTGGTCGCCAGCATCGCCATGGTCAACGTGTGGAAGGGAATGGGGCAGTCGATGATCATCCTCTTGGCCGGCATGCAGAACGTGCCCAAGGAAGTTCTCGAGTCGTCCCAGATCGACGGCGCGACAGGCTGGAAGCAGCTGACCAAGATTGTGTTCCCCATCGTGACGCCGATGGTATTCCTGGTCATGATCTTGTCGACGATCGCGGCCTTCCACGCCTTTGATGTATTCCTGGCCTTGTTTGGCTCCATCAGCGCGGGCATTCCGGAACGGAACGTGGTGCCGAATCTGATTATCTATCGCGATGCTTTTCTGCTTTTCAAGATGGGGCCGGCATCTGCGGCTGCCTGGCTGTTGTTCGTGATCATTCTGGTGATTACCCTGTTCCAGAAGTATTTCGAAAAGAGGTGGGTGCATTATGACTAA
- a CDS encoding ABC transporter substrate-binding protein — MKRRFNVVSLLLLAILVLLSACSSSKNEEASSGPSGSNQPGSSSAEASQKPAKQVTLKLGLPGSYDVTSKEIVDGFIQTHPNIKVEIQEAPWGDFTSKISTQIAGNTAPDIWLQENAAILGYGKRGVAEDLSQYIERDLNAGDYIDALFAAKTPEGQVWGVPHGINPIALAYNEDVFKQAGVALPTDDWTYQDLIDNAKQLTVKDQRYGFVGSSSITTGWFPWIKQAGGSALDESLTKANFDDSATINGLSQLIAGIQDGYFTDADFVKANGGEMDTFATGKAALMFFQYSQQVAMSDKFPNANWNVVKIPKSVDGKRYVPMVTNSWLIYSKASQDAKDAAWEFLKYYLSEASQAIVAKSGSTLPVRKTALDLLQDVKTKPLNKAAFTDGIAEGGVTLDENASWSEWRLKVQQVVNEMVAGNVKVEEGAKQIQTEVQKVLDDNA; from the coding sequence GTGAAAAGACGGTTCAATGTAGTCTCGTTGCTGTTGCTCGCGATCCTGGTGTTGCTGTCGGCTTGTTCTTCCTCGAAAAATGAAGAGGCATCCAGCGGGCCTTCCGGTTCCAATCAGCCGGGCTCGTCGTCCGCAGAGGCTTCGCAGAAGCCGGCCAAGCAAGTGACGTTAAAGCTCGGACTGCCGGGCAGCTACGATGTCACGAGCAAGGAGATCGTAGACGGATTCATTCAGACGCATCCGAACATCAAGGTGGAAATTCAAGAAGCGCCTTGGGGCGACTTCACGTCCAAGATCTCGACCCAGATCGCGGGCAATACGGCTCCCGACATATGGCTGCAGGAGAACGCCGCGATTCTGGGATACGGCAAGCGCGGCGTCGCCGAGGATCTCTCGCAGTATATCGAACGCGATCTGAATGCGGGGGATTATATCGACGCGCTGTTCGCCGCCAAGACGCCGGAGGGTCAAGTATGGGGTGTCCCGCACGGCATTAACCCGATCGCGCTTGCCTACAACGAAGATGTATTCAAGCAGGCGGGCGTCGCGCTGCCGACGGACGACTGGACGTACCAGGATCTGATCGACAATGCCAAGCAATTGACCGTCAAGGACCAGCGTTACGGATTCGTGGGCAGCTCCTCGATCACGACGGGCTGGTTCCCATGGATCAAGCAAGCGGGCGGGTCCGCGCTGGACGAGAGCTTGACCAAGGCGAATTTCGACGATTCCGCAACGATCAATGGTCTGTCTCAACTCATCGCGGGTATTCAGGACGGATATTTTACCGACGCAGACTTCGTTAAGGCCAACGGGGGGGAAATGGATACGTTCGCTACCGGCAAAGCAGCCTTGATGTTTTTCCAGTACAGCCAGCAGGTAGCGATGAGCGATAAGTTCCCGAATGCCAACTGGAACGTCGTGAAGATACCGAAGTCGGTAGACGGCAAGCGTTATGTGCCGATGGTGACTAATTCCTGGCTGATCTATTCGAAGGCGTCGCAAGATGCCAAGGATGCGGCGTGGGAATTCCTGAAGTATTACCTGAGCGAAGCGTCCCAGGCCATCGTGGCGAAGAGCGGTTCTACGCTCCCGGTGCGCAAGACGGCGCTGGATCTGCTGCAGGACGTGAAGACGAAGCCATTGAACAAGGCGGCGTTTACGGACGGAATCGCCGAGGGCGGCGTGACGCTCGACGAGAATGCTTCCTGGTCGGAATGGCGCTTGAAGGTGCAGCAAGTCGTCAACGAAATGGTCGCCGGTAACGTCAAGGTGGAAGAGGGCGCCAAGCAAATTCAAACCGAGGTTCAGAAGGTGCTCGACGACAACGCATAA
- a CDS encoding FMN-dependent NADH-azoreductase: MANVLFVKANNRPSEQAVSVKLYNAFYESYKENNPNDTITELDLFAVELPYYDNDMMTGLYKASQGIEATAEEKRLADLANGYLDQFLAADKIVFGFPLWNFTIPAQLLTYLFYLGQAGKTFKYTAQGPVGLAGDKKVVILNARGGVYSEGPMAQLEMSVNYVKNTLAFWGVTDVETVIAEGHNQFQDRSQKIIEDSIAQATKLASSF; the protein is encoded by the coding sequence ATGGCAAACGTACTGTTCGTCAAGGCCAACAACCGCCCTTCCGAGCAAGCGGTCAGCGTGAAGTTATACAATGCTTTTTACGAATCGTATAAGGAAAACAATCCGAACGACACGATCACCGAACTCGATCTGTTCGCTGTGGAACTCCCTTATTACGACAATGACATGATGACCGGACTGTACAAAGCGTCGCAGGGCATCGAAGCAACGGCCGAAGAGAAGCGGCTGGCTGATCTCGCGAACGGCTATTTGGATCAATTTCTGGCCGCGGACAAGATTGTCTTTGGCTTCCCGCTCTGGAACTTCACGATTCCGGCTCAGCTCCTGACATACCTGTTCTACCTGGGCCAAGCAGGTAAAACATTTAAATACACGGCACAAGGCCCCGTCGGTCTGGCCGGCGACAAGAAGGTCGTCATTCTGAACGCCCGCGGCGGCGTTTACTCCGAAGGCCCGATGGCTCAGCTCGAGATGTCGGTCAACTACGTAAAGAACACGCTTGCCTTCTGGGGCGTCACGGACGTCGAGACGGTTATCGCCGAAGGCCACAACCAGTTCCAGGACCGCTCGCAGAAAATTATCGAAGACAGCATCGCGCAGGCAACGAAGCTGGCGAGCAGCTTCTAA
- a CDS encoding amidoligase family protein: MKEMEPLLVDWKELRFGVEIEFVGGNPQQVELWPGWIMAHDERQIDGDGAESGSELKPPPIKWEDREQIREMLMRLRATGAEANWNCGLHVHVGLEPWGEESIPRFIEAALLYQEVVRSLLDSSEARLPFCPPVTQEMRDRFISEPGSAALYRKGRPQSHRCGINLAAWYDIGTVEIRYANGSLDYDEVINTVEFCLRFVAAIGAGQQLPCDPRRMAIALGAPVGGYPPPIPAPQWYRERIWLENALVPILTPLARSLVQDGEILYILPRPDGILVAIEDANGDLSKHLVQLPSAGWEAVRLLQE; encoded by the coding sequence ATGAAAGAGATGGAACCTTTATTGGTGGATTGGAAAGAACTTCGATTCGGCGTCGAGATCGAATTCGTTGGCGGCAATCCTCAGCAAGTCGAGCTATGGCCGGGCTGGATCATGGCGCATGATGAGCGCCAGATCGACGGTGACGGAGCAGAATCGGGCAGCGAGCTTAAGCCTCCGCCGATCAAGTGGGAAGATCGCGAGCAAATTCGCGAGATGTTGATGCGGCTTCGAGCGACGGGAGCCGAAGCAAATTGGAACTGCGGACTCCATGTCCATGTCGGGTTAGAGCCTTGGGGGGAAGAATCGATTCCGCGTTTTATCGAGGCCGCTCTGCTGTATCAGGAGGTTGTAAGGAGCTTACTGGATTCGAGCGAAGCTCGCCTGCCCTTCTGTCCGCCAGTCACGCAGGAGATGCGCGATCGATTTATTTCGGAGCCCGGGAGCGCCGCGCTTTACCGCAAGGGACGTCCCCAGTCCCATCGGTGCGGCATCAATCTGGCGGCTTGGTATGATATCGGCACAGTTGAAATTCGTTATGCGAATGGTTCCCTGGACTACGATGAAGTGATCAACACCGTTGAGTTTTGTCTTCGTTTCGTAGCGGCCATCGGGGCGGGGCAGCAGCTTCCTTGCGATCCCCGCCGGATGGCAATCGCACTCGGAGCGCCTGTCGGCGGCTATCCGCCGCCCATCCCCGCCCCGCAATGGTATCGCGAGCGGATATGGCTGGAGAACGCGTTGGTGCCGATCCTGACGCCCCTTGCAAGAAGCCTTGTTCAGGACGGCGAGATTCTTTATATTTTGCCCAGGCCCGACGGCATCCTAGTCGCCATCGAAGACGCGAATGGAGATTTATCCAAGCACCTTGTGCAACTGCCTTCTGCCGGCTGGGAAGCTGTGCGTCTCCTTCAGGAATGA